From Acidovorax sp. FHTAMBA, one genomic window encodes:
- a CDS encoding YqiA/YcfP family alpha/beta fold hydrolase — protein sequence MTTTHLLYLHGFRSSPQSAKARQMAAHVAQHHPGVTFWCPQLPPSPREAMALVAQGVTTWPGAAMGVIGSSLGGFYASWVAQHKGCPSVMLNPAVHPARDLARYIGEQTAWHDPAERFYFRPEYIDELRALDTACMPPAAPELAIIAQGDEVLDWREMVARYPKAQQIVQEGGEHALANFSDYLPRVTAFLRLA from the coding sequence ATGACCACCACCCACCTTCTGTACCTGCACGGTTTTCGCTCTTCCCCGCAGTCGGCCAAGGCCCGGCAGATGGCTGCGCATGTGGCGCAGCACCACCCGGGCGTCACCTTCTGGTGCCCGCAGCTGCCCCCTTCTCCCAGGGAGGCGATGGCGCTGGTAGCCCAAGGCGTGACCACCTGGCCCGGTGCGGCCATGGGCGTGATCGGCTCGTCGCTGGGCGGCTTTTATGCGAGCTGGGTGGCGCAGCACAAGGGCTGCCCCAGCGTCATGCTCAACCCCGCCGTGCACCCGGCCCGGGACCTGGCGCGGTACATCGGCGAGCAGACCGCCTGGCACGACCCGGCGGAACGGTTCTATTTCCGGCCGGAATACATTGACGAACTGCGCGCACTCGACACGGCATGCATGCCCCCCGCAGCCCCGGAACTGGCCATCATTGCCCAAGGTGACGAGGTGCTGGACTGGCGCGAAATGGTGGCCCGCTACCCGAAGGCGCAGCAGATCGTGCAGGAAGGGGGCGAGCATGCGCTTGCCAACTTCAGCGACTACCTTCCCCGGGTGACAGCGTTTCTGCGCCTGGCCTGA
- a CDS encoding Wzy polymerase domain-containing protein — MTARSFDMFLDAIAVPLALLAVASPFLFAVTDSPLTSFWPLVASWVCIAVLLLVAAAWLRAGAPRRVGPAGWGLLLAGGLGLAALVGSVIGLVQYVAGDVGWGPWLHATLPGQAVGNLRQRNQQATLLSLGAWAWLWWTLHRQPRPGVAPWGVIAGNSSVSGLWGMAAAIAVAWVAVGGAATASRTAVVQWLLILVLLALWRGEGRRSALGLGLAGFAVFMAAAWVLPEALWRLQGVRADALFHRFADASHSCTSRRVLWSNVLTLIAQKPWLGWGWGELDYAHYITLFPGERFCVLLDNAHNLPLHLAVELGLPAAVALCTGALALCVYARPWRETVPARQLAWGVLALIGLHSLLEYPLWYGPFQLVALLSLAILLWPRRAAAPLARAWLVALGAALAVFAACGLAAWDYHRVSQLYKPGAQRSPAYRDNTQEKVARSVLFSGTLDFARLTTTGLTRDNAERMNALAQELLHYSPEPRVIEVLIESAVMLGKDDEAAFHMKRYRIAYPNNFARWTGPQGQRASGAR; from the coding sequence ATGACGGCCCGGTCTTTCGACATGTTTCTTGATGCCATTGCGGTCCCGCTGGCCTTGCTCGCAGTGGCATCGCCGTTTCTTTTCGCCGTCACCGACTCCCCCCTGACCAGCTTCTGGCCGCTGGTGGCCTCCTGGGTGTGCATCGCGGTGCTGTTGCTGGTGGCTGCAGCGTGGTTGCGTGCCGGTGCACCGCGGCGCGTGGGCCCGGCTGGGTGGGGCCTGCTGCTGGCCGGCGGGCTGGGGCTGGCAGCCCTGGTGGGCAGCGTCATCGGGCTGGTGCAATACGTGGCGGGCGATGTCGGCTGGGGGCCCTGGCTGCATGCCACGCTGCCGGGCCAGGCGGTGGGCAACCTGCGCCAGCGCAACCAGCAGGCCACCCTGCTCAGCCTGGGCGCCTGGGCCTGGCTGTGGTGGACCCTGCACCGCCAGCCACGCCCCGGGGTCGCGCCTTGGGGGGTCATTGCGGGTAATTCGTCAGTGTCTGGCCTGTGGGGCATGGCGGCCGCCATCGCGGTGGCCTGGGTGGCCGTGGGCGGGGCTGCCACGGCCTCGCGGACCGCGGTGGTGCAGTGGCTGCTCATCCTGGTATTGCTGGCGCTCTGGCGCGGCGAGGGGCGGCGCAGCGCCCTGGGCCTGGGCCTGGCGGGCTTTGCGGTGTTCATGGCAGCGGCCTGGGTGTTGCCGGAAGCGCTGTGGCGGCTGCAAGGGGTGCGCGCCGATGCGCTGTTTCACCGGTTTGCCGACGCGTCCCACAGCTGCACGAGCCGGCGCGTGCTGTGGTCCAACGTGCTCACCCTGATTGCCCAGAAACCCTGGCTGGGATGGGGCTGGGGCGAGCTGGACTATGCGCACTACATCACACTGTTTCCCGGCGAGCGCTTTTGTGTGCTGCTGGACAACGCGCACAACCTGCCGCTGCACCTGGCCGTGGAGCTGGGCCTGCCTGCTGCGGTAGCGCTGTGCACCGGTGCGCTGGCGCTCTGCGTGTATGCCCGGCCCTGGCGCGAAACTGTTCCCGCCCGCCAGCTGGCCTGGGGCGTGCTGGCCCTCATCGGGCTGCACAGCCTGCTGGAGTACCCGCTGTGGTATGGCCCGTTTCAGCTGGTGGCGCTGCTGTCGCTCGCCATTTTGCTGTGGCCACGGCGCGCTGCCGCGCCGCTGGCGCGTGCGTGGCTGGTTGCGCTGGGGGCCGCCCTGGCGGTTTTTGCGGCCTGCGGCCTGGCGGCCTGGGATTACCACCGGGTGAGCCAGCTGTACAAGCCCGGCGCCCAGCGCTCACCAGCCTACCGCGACAACACGCAGGAGAAAGTGGCCCGCTCGGTGCTGTTTTCAGGCACGCTCGACTTTGCGCGCCTCACCACGACGGGTTTGACCCGGGACAACGCCGAGCGCATGAACGCCCTGGCGCAGGAGTTGCTGCACTATTCGCCCGAGCCCCGCGTGATCGAGGTGCTGATCGAGAGCGCCGTGATGCTGGGCAAGGACGACGAAGCGGCCTTTCACATGAAGCGCTACCGCATCGCCTACCCCAACAACTTTGCGCGCTGGACAGGGCCGCAAGGCCAGCGCGCATCCGGGGCGCGCTGA
- a CDS encoding RNB domain-containing ribonuclease, which yields MHALFEEAGKFMAGRILSEADTSAQVELDSGKRVKVKAANILLKFDKPAPSELIAQAQAVAETIELDLAWEFAPEDEFGFADLARDYFSDNATLAQQAGALFRLYDAPHYFRRAGKGRFKKAPAEILQQALAAIEKKKAILAQIEEWAAQLGRGECPQPIRDQLYKILFKPDKNAPEYKAVVEASRATHTAPLDLLQKAGAIDSAYQFHWKRFLFENFPKGTGFPAITAPQPPEDLPLAPVQAYSIDDSQTTEIDDALSVQGLGTGTVTVGIHIAAPGLAIVPGSPLDQLGRNRLSTVYMPGYKITMLPDEVVQIYTLDEGRANPAVSLYVTVNEATLEITGTETRLERVPVEVNFRHDQLDHIVTEEWLADPAIQHENTPHRLLDKRDQLSFLYRLAQNLKAQREVVRGKPENFNRPDYNFRLVGNNRGEPDGSEQVQISTRQRGAPLDLIVAEAAIVANSTWGLMLAEHGVPGIYRSQASMAPGVKVRMGTKALPHAGIGVKAYSWATSPLRRYTDLVNQWQIIAVVRHGKTAALAAPFKPKDADLFSIISSFDAAYSAYNGYQAGMERFWTLKYVEQNGITELNATVFKEGPGGSFLVRADDIPLVFPVLGAQNLPRGARLKVKLGEVDEITLDLHGTVIERLDDPADPSDDGPVPDEDDAEDNDNVAGPIAIAVDVNEPEPTPTPP from the coding sequence ATGCATGCACTGTTTGAAGAAGCCGGCAAATTCATGGCCGGCCGTATCCTGTCCGAAGCCGACACCTCTGCCCAGGTGGAGCTCGACTCGGGCAAGCGGGTCAAGGTCAAGGCCGCCAACATCCTCCTGAAATTTGACAAACCCGCGCCTTCCGAGCTGATCGCCCAGGCCCAGGCCGTGGCCGAAACCATCGAGCTCGACCTGGCCTGGGAATTCGCGCCCGAAGACGAGTTCGGCTTTGCCGACCTGGCGCGCGACTATTTCTCCGACAACGCCACGCTGGCGCAGCAGGCCGGCGCGCTGTTTCGCCTGTACGACGCGCCGCACTACTTCCGCCGCGCGGGCAAGGGCCGGTTCAAAAAGGCCCCGGCCGAGATCCTGCAGCAGGCGCTGGCCGCCATCGAGAAGAAAAAGGCCATCCTGGCGCAGATCGAGGAGTGGGCCGCGCAGCTGGGCCGTGGCGAGTGCCCGCAGCCCATCCGCGACCAGCTCTACAAGATCCTGTTCAAGCCCGACAAGAACGCGCCCGAATACAAGGCCGTGGTCGAGGCCAGCCGTGCCACGCACACCGCGCCGCTCGACCTGCTGCAAAAAGCGGGCGCCATCGACTCGGCCTACCAGTTCCACTGGAAGCGTTTTCTGTTCGAGAACTTCCCCAAGGGCACGGGCTTTCCGGCCATCACCGCGCCCCAGCCGCCCGAGGACCTGCCGCTGGCCCCGGTGCAGGCGTATTCCATCGACGACTCGCAAACCACCGAGATCGACGATGCCCTGTCCGTGCAGGGCCTGGGCACCGGCACCGTCACCGTGGGCATCCACATCGCGGCGCCGGGCCTGGCCATCGTGCCCGGCTCGCCGCTGGACCAGCTGGGCCGCAACCGACTGTCCACCGTGTACATGCCCGGCTACAAGATCACCATGCTGCCCGACGAGGTGGTGCAGATCTACACGCTGGACGAAGGCCGCGCCAACCCCGCCGTGTCGCTGTATGTGACGGTGAACGAAGCCACGCTGGAGATCACCGGCACCGAGACACGGCTCGAACGCGTGCCCGTGGAAGTGAACTTCCGCCACGACCAGCTCGACCACATCGTCACCGAAGAATGGCTGGCCGACCCGGCAATTCAGCATGAAAACACGCCCCATCGCTTGCTGGATAAGCGCGATCAGCTATCATTTTTATACCGCCTGGCCCAAAACCTCAAGGCGCAGCGCGAAGTGGTTCGCGGCAAGCCCGAAAACTTCAACCGTCCGGACTACAACTTCCGCCTGGTGGGTAATAACCGCGGCGAGCCCGATGGCTCCGAGCAGGTGCAGATCAGCACCCGCCAGCGCGGCGCACCGCTCGACCTGATCGTGGCCGAGGCCGCCATCGTGGCCAACAGCACCTGGGGCCTGATGCTGGCCGAGCATGGCGTGCCCGGCATCTACCGCAGCCAGGCCAGCATGGCGCCGGGCGTGAAAGTGCGCATGGGCACCAAGGCGCTGCCGCATGCAGGCATCGGCGTCAAAGCCTATTCGTGGGCCACGTCGCCCCTGCGCCGCTATACCGATCTGGTCAACCAGTGGCAGATCATCGCCGTGGTGCGCCATGGCAAGACGGCCGCGCTGGCCGCGCCGTTCAAGCCCAAGGATGCCGACCTGTTCTCCATCATCAGCAGCTTTGACGCTGCCTACAGCGCCTACAACGGCTACCAGGCGGGCATGGAGCGCTTCTGGACGCTGAAGTACGTGGAGCAGAACGGCATCACCGAGCTGAACGCCACCGTGTTCAAGGAAGGCCCGGGCGGCAGCTTTCTGGTGCGGGCGGACGACATTCCGCTGGTCTTCCCCGTGCTGGGCGCGCAGAACCTGCCGCGCGGCGCGCGCCTCAAGGTCAAGCTGGGCGAGGTGGACGAGATCACGCTGGACCTGCACGGCACCGTGATCGAACGCCTGGACGACCCCGCCGACCCAAGCGACGATGGCCCGGTGCCGGACGAAGACGATGCCGAGGACAACGACAACGTGGCCGGGCCGATCGCCATCGCGGTGGACGTGAACGAGCCCGAACCCACCCCCACGCCCCCCTGA
- a CDS encoding TonB family protein: MKLPAFLRTFSTLQLALGISVAVHAALITVRFVDPVSFNRVFQDTPLEVILVNAKSNERPDKAQAIAQANLAGGGDAEKGRATSPLPYSALTAIGDDFEEAQRKMDAMQEQQAQLLAQLRKQLATMPEPDPRQAAQSADQASEQEKRRQLVKLLAEIEKRINEENSRPKKRYISPATREEAYAVYYDALRRKVEDKGTENFPEQGGRKLYGELTMIVTVNHDGRVLETEVVQGSGNPTLDRRAEAIARAAGPFGTFNADMRQKADQIAMVARFKFTRDQTLETSVR; the protein is encoded by the coding sequence GTGAAACTCCCTGCCTTCCTCCGCACCTTCAGCACGCTGCAGCTGGCGCTGGGCATCTCGGTGGCCGTGCATGCCGCACTCATCACCGTGCGTTTTGTTGACCCGGTGAGCTTCAACCGCGTGTTCCAGGACACGCCGCTCGAAGTCATCCTGGTCAACGCCAAGTCCAACGAACGCCCGGACAAGGCCCAGGCGATTGCCCAGGCCAACCTGGCCGGTGGTGGCGATGCAGAAAAAGGCCGCGCGACCAGCCCCCTGCCCTATTCGGCCCTGACAGCCATCGGCGACGACTTTGAAGAAGCGCAGCGCAAGATGGACGCCATGCAGGAGCAGCAGGCCCAGCTGCTGGCCCAGCTGCGCAAACAGCTGGCCACCATGCCCGAGCCCGACCCGCGCCAGGCCGCGCAGAGCGCCGACCAGGCCAGCGAGCAGGAAAAGCGCCGCCAGCTCGTCAAGCTGCTGGCCGAGATCGAAAAGCGCATCAACGAAGAAAACTCGCGCCCCAAGAAGCGCTACATCAGCCCCGCCACGCGCGAAGAGGCCTATGCCGTCTATTACGACGCGCTGCGCCGCAAGGTGGAAGACAAGGGCACCGAAAACTTCCCCGAACAGGGCGGGCGCAAGCTGTATGGCGAGCTGACCATGATCGTCACCGTCAACCACGACGGCCGCGTGCTGGAGACCGAGGTGGTGCAAGGCTCGGGCAACCCCACGCTGGACCGCCGCGCCGAAGCCATCGCCCGCGCGGCAGGCCCGTTTGGCACGTTCAACGCCGACATGCGCCAGAAAGCCGACCAGATTGCCATGGTGGCGCGCTTCAAGTTCACGCGCGACCAGACACTTGAAACAAGTGTGAGGTAA
- the aroE gene encoding shikimate dehydrogenase: MTSSPLSTDLYCVMGNPVAHSRSPAIHTRFAELTGEPVRYERRLVPLDGFAQAVRDFVAQGGRGCNITVPFKTEVPGLATECSERVQLAGAANTLTFRADGSIHADNTDGLGLVADITRNAGVSLAGRDVLLVGAGGAAAGVLGPLLLAGARHITIANRTLAKAEALVQSHSALASLQKSELLAHTPQALDANFDVIINATASSLAGASVPVPASVLRPGCLAYDMMYGPAAQGFLDWARQHGAVPRDGLGMLVEQAAEAFLLWRGVRPPSAQVLAEMQRAA; the protein is encoded by the coding sequence ATGACCTCTTCGCCTCTTTCCACCGACCTGTACTGCGTGATGGGTAACCCCGTGGCCCACAGCCGCTCGCCCGCCATCCACACCCGCTTTGCCGAGCTGACGGGCGAGCCGGTGCGCTACGAACGCCGCCTGGTGCCGCTGGACGGCTTTGCGCAGGCCGTGCGCGACTTTGTGGCCCAGGGCGGGCGCGGCTGCAACATCACCGTGCCCTTCAAGACCGAGGTGCCCGGCCTGGCCACCGAATGCAGCGAGCGCGTGCAGCTCGCGGGCGCCGCCAACACCCTCACATTCCGCGCCGACGGCAGCATCCATGCCGACAACACCGACGGCCTGGGCCTGGTGGCCGACATCACGCGCAACGCCGGGGTGTCGCTGGCCGGGCGCGACGTGCTGCTGGTGGGCGCCGGTGGCGCCGCAGCGGGCGTGCTGGGCCCGCTGCTGCTGGCGGGGGCCCGCCACATCACCATCGCCAACCGCACGCTGGCCAAGGCTGAAGCCCTGGTGCAATCGCACAGCGCACTTGCATCGCTACAAAAATCAGAGCTACTCGCGCATACCCCACAAGCGCTGGATGCCAATTTTGATGTAATCATCAACGCCACGGCCAGCAGCCTGGCCGGTGCCTCGGTGCCCGTGCCCGCCAGCGTGCTGCGCCCCGGCTGCCTGGCCTACGACATGATGTACGGCCCCGCCGCCCAGGGTTTTCTGGACTGGGCCCGCCAGCACGGCGCCGTGCCGCGCGACGGCCTGGGCATGCTGGTGGAGCAGGCCGCCGAAGCCTTTTTGCTGTGGCGCGGCGTGCGGCCCCCTTCGGCCCAGGTGCTGGCCGAGATGCAGCGGGCCGCGTGA
- the mtgA gene encoding monofunctional biosynthetic peptidoglycan transglycosylase: MKAVLRWLGLVVFALVALQLFFVVRIAAMVVIDPESTSFQRSEAWAQIASTGQVRWRQEWMPYASISDHLKRAVIASEDDSFVNHDGVDWNAIEKAWERNAKAEAQASKAQARAPDRPVRAPRIRGGSTITQQLAKNLLLSGERTLLRKGQEFVLTLLLEQLLSKQRILEIYLNSVEWGDGVFGAEAAAQHYFRKSASRLTASEAARLAVMLPAPKRFEKTPGSAYLAGRTRTILGRMGSAELP, from the coding sequence ATGAAAGCCGTACTGCGCTGGCTGGGCCTGGTCGTGTTCGCCCTGGTGGCGCTGCAGCTGTTCTTTGTCGTCCGCATTGCGGCCATGGTGGTCATCGACCCGGAATCCACCAGCTTTCAGCGCTCTGAAGCCTGGGCGCAGATCGCCAGCACCGGCCAGGTGCGCTGGCGCCAGGAATGGATGCCCTATGCCAGCATCTCCGACCACCTCAAGCGCGCCGTCATTGCGTCGGAAGACGACAGCTTTGTGAACCACGATGGCGTGGACTGGAACGCGATTGAAAAAGCCTGGGAACGCAACGCCAAGGCCGAAGCCCAGGCCAGCAAGGCCCAGGCCCGTGCCCCCGACCGCCCCGTGCGCGCCCCCAGGATCCGCGGCGGCTCCACCATCACGCAGCAGCTGGCCAAGAACCTGCTGCTCTCGGGCGAACGCACGCTGCTGCGCAAGGGGCAGGAGTTTGTGCTGACGCTGCTGCTGGAGCAGCTGCTGTCCAAGCAGCGCATCCTGGAGATCTATCTGAACAGCGTGGAATGGGGCGACGGCGTGTTTGGCGCCGAGGCCGCTGCGCAGCACTACTTCCGCAAGAGCGCCTCGCGCCTCACGGCATCAGAGGCCGCACGGCTGGCGGTGATGCTGCCCGCGCCCAAGCGGTTTGAGAAGACGCCGGGGTCGGCGTATCTGGCGGGGAGGACGCGGACGATTCTGGGGCGGATGGGGAGTGCGGAGTTGCCGTAA
- a CDS encoding lysophospholipid acyltransferase family protein, with translation MLAKLMSLLLLGIVRFLTGSQARWYGCPPKAEQRIYFANHQSHADMVLIWAALPEELRSITRPIAAKDYWTKTPFRQWITTAVFNAVYVDRQATPARPPAPVVAEPVGVLEALASAAADADTAMAGGPDPSPEAPPLAPTPEALRAALPASDPLAPLVRALESGDSIVIFPEGTRGHGDEPQPFKSGLYKLAQMFPQVVLVPAWINNVQRVMPKGEVVPVPILCSVTFGAPIALEPGEERRPFLDRARRAVIALREV, from the coding sequence ATGCTTGCCAAGTTGATGAGTCTTCTCCTGCTGGGGATCGTGCGGTTTCTCACCGGCTCCCAGGCCCGCTGGTACGGCTGCCCCCCCAAGGCCGAACAGCGCATTTATTTCGCCAACCACCAGAGCCATGCCGACATGGTGCTGATCTGGGCAGCGCTGCCCGAGGAGCTGCGCAGCATCACGCGCCCCATCGCCGCCAAGGATTACTGGACCAAGACGCCGTTTCGCCAGTGGATCACCACGGCCGTGTTCAACGCGGTGTATGTGGACCGCCAGGCCACGCCCGCGCGGCCCCCGGCACCGGTAGTGGCAGAGCCCGTGGGGGTGCTGGAGGCATTGGCCAGTGCTGCCGCCGATGCGGACACCGCCATGGCGGGAGGGCCGGACCCTTCGCCCGAAGCCCCGCCCCTTGCGCCCACGCCCGAAGCCCTGCGCGCCGCCCTGCCCGCATCCGACCCGCTGGCCCCGCTGGTGCGGGCGCTGGAGAGCGGCGACTCGATCGTGATCTTTCCGGAAGGCACGCGCGGCCATGGCGATGAGCCGCAGCCGTTCAAGTCGGGCCTGTACAAGCTGGCGCAGATGTTTCCGCAGGTGGTGCTGGTGCCGGCATGGATCAACAACGTGCAGCGCGTGATGCCCAAGGGCGAAGTGGTGCCGGTGCCCATCCTGTGCTCGGTGACGTTTGGAGCGCCCATCGCGCTGGAGCCGGGCGAGGAGCGCCGCCCTTTTCTCGACCGCGCGCGCCGGGCAGTGATCGCGCTGCGGGAGGTCTGA
- a CDS encoding phosphatidate cytidylyltransferase, giving the protein MNDFLRNLSATQQIGALFLVVFGILSAVTIWAFVRNLREHASDDPESEARALEARRFWGLLKTSWAMATVFWVGWVLGDTVATVLFAIVGFFALREFITLSPTRRGDHRSLVLAFFVVLPLQFWIVGTRHFDLFTVFIPVYVFLALPVVSALANDPQRFLERNAKLQWGIMVCVYGMSHVPALLLLDFPGYRDKGAFLVFFLVFVVQTCMLVQHLLGRRFPHKPVAPQVSQSFQWTSWLAGVAAGGLAGGLLSFITPFKPGQALGMALLACMAGSLGHLVMKALKRDRGVTSWGMQGMSVTGAGGLLDRVDALCFAAPVFFHSVRWYFGL; this is encoded by the coding sequence ATGAACGACTTTCTTCGCAATCTCAGCGCCACGCAGCAGATCGGCGCCCTGTTCCTGGTGGTGTTTGGCATCCTGTCGGCCGTCACCATTTGGGCCTTTGTGCGCAACCTGCGCGAGCATGCCAGCGACGACCCCGAGTCCGAAGCCCGCGCGCTGGAGGCCCGGCGCTTCTGGGGCTTGCTCAAGACGTCGTGGGCCATGGCCACAGTGTTCTGGGTGGGCTGGGTGCTGGGCGACACGGTGGCCACCGTGCTGTTTGCCATCGTGGGCTTTTTTGCACTGCGCGAGTTCATCACGCTCTCGCCCACGCGGCGTGGCGATCACCGCAGCCTGGTGCTGGCGTTTTTTGTGGTGCTGCCGCTGCAGTTCTGGATCGTGGGGACCCGGCACTTCGACCTGTTCACGGTGTTCATCCCGGTTTACGTGTTCCTCGCGCTGCCGGTGGTGAGCGCGCTGGCCAACGACCCGCAGCGCTTTCTGGAGCGCAACGCCAAGCTGCAGTGGGGCATCATGGTCTGCGTGTACGGCATGAGCCATGTGCCCGCGCTGCTGCTGCTGGACTTTCCGGGCTACCGTGACAAGGGCGCTTTTCTGGTGTTCTTTCTGGTGTTTGTGGTGCAGACCTGCATGCTGGTGCAGCACCTGCTGGGGCGGCGTTTTCCGCACAAGCCCGTGGCGCCGCAAGTGAGCCAGAGCTTTCAGTGGACAAGCTGGCTGGCCGGCGTGGCCGCCGGGGGCCTGGCGGGCGGGTTGCTGTCGTTCATCACCCCGTTCAAGCCCGGCCAGGCGCTGGGCATGGCCTTGCTGGCCTGCATGGCGGGCAGCCTGGGCCACCTGGTGATGAAGGCCCTGAAACGCGACCGCGGCGTGACCAGCTGGGGCATGCAGGGCATGTCGGTCACCGGCGCGGGTGGCCTGCTCGACCGGGTGGACGCGCTGTGTTTTGCGGCGCCCGTGTTCTTCCACTCGGTGCGCTGGTACTTCGGCCTGTGA
- the ruvC gene encoding crossover junction endodeoxyribonuclease RuvC, whose amino-acid sequence MRILGIDPGLQTTGFGVVDMDGHKLSYVASGTIRTTTLALGDLPGRLKILFDGITEVAARYEPDVASVEIVFVNVNPQSTLLLGQARGACITALVASNLPVAEYTALQMKKAVVGHGRAAKSQVQEMVRRLLQLPGLPGTDAADGLGLAITHAHAGAAMGRLGEAATLSRRQHAMYKGGRSY is encoded by the coding sequence ATGCGCATCTTAGGCATCGACCCCGGCCTGCAGACCACCGGTTTTGGTGTGGTGGACATGGACGGCCACAAGCTCAGCTACGTGGCCAGCGGCACCATCCGCACCACCACGCTGGCACTGGGCGATTTGCCGGGCCGGCTGAAAATTTTGTTCGACGGCATCACCGAGGTGGCGGCACGCTACGAGCCCGACGTGGCCTCGGTGGAAATCGTGTTCGTCAACGTCAACCCCCAGTCCACCCTGCTGCTGGGCCAGGCGCGCGGCGCCTGCATCACGGCCCTGGTGGCCAGCAACCTGCCCGTGGCCGAATACACCGCGCTGCAGATGAAAAAAGCCGTAGTCGGCCACGGCCGCGCCGCCAAGAGCCAGGTGCAGGAGATGGTGCGGCGGCTGTTGCAGCTACCCGGCCTGCCCGGCACCGACGCCGCCGACGGCCTGGGCCTGGCCATCACCCACGCCCACGCCGGTGCGGCCATGGGGCGGCTGGGCGAGGCTGCCACGCTGAGCCGGCGGCAGCATGCGATGTACAAGGGTGGGCGGAGTTATTGA
- a CDS encoding DJ-1/PfpI family protein yields MNFGIVLFPDVEELDFVDPWEMLTMWSRYADGPQNCLTVAQTTAPVTCAKGLSVNPHHSFDNCPPLDYPLIPGGQGTRREVDNPAMRDFVARQAQNCQAVLSVCTGAFVLHAAGLLGGKRATTHWGSLDRLRALGDVEVVEQRWVQDGAVWTSAGVSAGIDLMLTFIAHVGGDEAAGKVQFGAEYYPDGKVYSDFRGHPQAPGYIRCEQQSL; encoded by the coding sequence ATGAATTTCGGCATCGTTCTGTTCCCAGACGTCGAGGAACTCGATTTCGTCGACCCCTGGGAAATGCTCACGATGTGGAGCCGCTACGCCGATGGGCCCCAGAACTGCCTGACAGTAGCGCAGACCACAGCGCCCGTCACCTGCGCCAAAGGGCTTTCGGTCAATCCCCACCACTCTTTCGACAACTGCCCACCGCTGGACTACCCGCTCATCCCCGGCGGCCAAGGCACACGCCGCGAGGTGGACAACCCTGCGATGCGCGATTTCGTGGCACGGCAGGCGCAAAACTGCCAGGCCGTGTTGTCCGTCTGCACGGGCGCTTTTGTGCTGCACGCGGCTGGGCTGCTTGGCGGCAAGCGCGCCACCACGCACTGGGGATCACTGGACCGCCTTCGGGCGCTGGGCGATGTGGAGGTCGTGGAGCAACGCTGGGTGCAGGACGGTGCGGTATGGACCTCTGCGGGCGTTTCCGCGGGCATCGACCTCATGCTCACGTTCATCGCCCATGTGGGCGGTGACGAGGCAGCCGGCAAGGTGCAGTTTGGGGCAGAGTACTACCCGGATGGCAAGGTTTACAGCGACTTCCGCGGGCATCCGCAGGCGCCTGGGTACATTCGGTGCGAGCAGCAAAGCCTCTGA
- a CDS encoding TIGR02594 family protein: protein MITDTVGQGGRNALNDTMIVQRLLNQIDIPGAQQLVADGSPGVRTIFKIQAFQRSIGIARPDGIIAPRSKTMTELMCRADAENSVHTQLALTNPAPTSADLGAPWIATAEREIGQKEVVGAKANPRIMEYHKASKHWAKDDSGKLDAWCGSFVAWVMLQHGLPTPKESYRALEWAQYGSKLKAPVYGAICVKSRSGGGHVAFAVGQSRDGKDYFVLGGNQNDEVNIKKYAATVWDAFVFPPGAVAGTSLPVYKGTAENAGRES, encoded by the coding sequence GTGATAACCGACACCGTTGGCCAAGGGGGCCGAAACGCCCTGAACGACACCATGATCGTTCAGCGGCTTCTCAATCAGATCGACATTCCGGGAGCCCAGCAGCTGGTCGCCGACGGCTCGCCAGGGGTTCGGACCATCTTCAAAATCCAGGCGTTTCAGCGAAGCATCGGGATCGCCCGTCCTGACGGGATCATCGCGCCGCGCAGCAAGACCATGACGGAATTGATGTGCCGGGCGGATGCGGAGAACTCCGTGCATACGCAATTGGCGCTGACAAATCCTGCTCCGACTAGCGCTGATCTTGGTGCGCCTTGGATTGCCACGGCAGAGCGTGAGATTGGTCAGAAGGAGGTGGTGGGCGCGAAAGCCAACCCGCGCATCATGGAATACCACAAGGCATCCAAACATTGGGCCAAAGATGACTCTGGAAAACTGGACGCTTGGTGCGGGTCGTTTGTCGCATGGGTTATGTTGCAACACGGTTTGCCGACGCCCAAAGAGTCCTATCGGGCTTTGGAGTGGGCGCAGTATGGAAGCAAACTCAAGGCCCCTGTTTATGGTGCCATTTGCGTCAAAAGCCGCTCGGGAGGCGGGCATGTCGCTTTTGCGGTGGGACAAAGCCGGGATGGAAAGGACTACTTCGTTCTTGGCGGCAACCAGAATGATGAGGTCAATATAAAAAAATACGCGGCAACCGTTTGGGACGCTTTTGTTTTTCCTCCTGGTGCAGTGGCGGGCACTTCGCTACCTGTGTACAAAGGGACAGCGGAAAATGCGGGGAGGGAGTCGTGA